Proteins encoded within one genomic window of Candidatus Zymogenaceae bacterium:
- a CDS encoding MFS transporter produces the protein METNQSLSTEKLPFYRKVLFGVGDSSFSLLFTVTMLFYLYFLTDVAGLKPVLAGTILLAGKAWDAITDPTVGFLSDRTKTRWGRRRPYILFGAIPLAVTYLLIWQTYPFAAGNQGLLFATYTILSLLFWTCFTVTGIPYAALMPELTLDYDDRTTLVSARMFFSIIFGLVAAVVPMIIVGAYPSLSKGYSMMGISIGLFAIIPLVICFFGTKERPEFQEMASLSLWKSLKETVKNRPFVFAMIIFLLSWACVDVLSATFLYYITYVLGLTVDDVPILMGTLFVTATLFLPFWVFISNKLGKKPAYIFGMAFWALVMSLLFFMKPGIPLSVLVALCFLAGIGISTAHLIPWAMIIDCIDYDELKTGARREGMYTGFTLFLQKLASSLSLFLVGIFLQWSGYVANMIQTDRAIFAIKFLIGPVTAIMLILSIVVSFFYPITREEHNKLRAELDKREKTATS, from the coding sequence ATGGAAACCAATCAATCGTTATCCACCGAAAAGCTTCCGTTTTACCGCAAGGTCCTGTTCGGTGTGGGAGATTCGTCTTTTTCCCTCCTGTTTACGGTTACGATGCTTTTTTATCTCTATTTTCTTACCGATGTAGCGGGTCTCAAGCCGGTCCTCGCCGGCACCATACTCCTTGCTGGCAAGGCCTGGGATGCGATCACCGATCCGACGGTCGGTTTTTTGAGTGATCGCACGAAAACCCGCTGGGGAAGGCGGCGACCTTACATCCTGTTTGGCGCCATTCCCCTGGCCGTGACATACCTCCTGATATGGCAGACGTACCCGTTTGCCGCCGGGAACCAGGGGCTCCTTTTTGCCACCTATACGATCCTGTCGCTGCTGTTCTGGACATGCTTCACCGTAACCGGCATCCCCTACGCCGCCCTGATGCCGGAATTAACCCTGGACTACGACGATCGCACGACGCTCGTGAGCGCCCGCATGTTTTTTTCGATCATCTTCGGCCTGGTGGCGGCGGTGGTACCCATGATCATCGTGGGCGCCTACCCGAGCCTCTCGAAGGGGTATTCCATGATGGGAATCTCCATCGGCCTTTTCGCGATCATCCCGCTGGTGATATGCTTTTTCGGAACAAAGGAACGGCCGGAGTTTCAGGAGATGGCGTCCCTGTCGTTGTGGAAGTCACTCAAGGAGACCGTGAAGAACCGCCCCTTCGTCTTCGCAATGATCATCTTTCTGTTGAGCTGGGCGTGTGTGGATGTTCTTTCCGCCACGTTCCTCTATTACATCACATATGTGCTTGGTCTAACCGTTGACGATGTCCCGATCCTGATGGGGACCCTCTTCGTCACAGCCACGCTGTTTCTTCCCTTCTGGGTGTTCATTTCCAACAAGCTGGGCAAAAAACCCGCCTATATATTCGGCATGGCCTTCTGGGCGCTGGTGATGAGCCTCCTCTTCTTTATGAAGCCCGGGATTCCCCTGTCGGTTCTCGTGGCGCTCTGTTTCCTCGCGGGCATCGGCATTTCAACCGCACACCTGATCCCCTGGGCGATGATCATCGATTGCATCGATTACGACGAGCTGAAAACCGGCGCCCGGCGGGAGGGGATGTACACCGGATTTACGCTTTTTCTCCAGAAGCTCGCATCCTCCCTCTCCCTCTTCCTCGTCGGCATCTTCCTGCAGTGGTCGGGATATGTGGCCAACATGATACAGACCGATAGGGCGATTTTCGCCATCAAGTTTCTCATCGGCCCGGTAACGGCGATAATGCTGATCCTTTCCATCGTCGTCTCCTTTTTCTATCCCATTACCCGGGAGGAACACAACAAGCTTCGGGCCGAGCTGGATAAAAGGGAAAAGACGGCGACGTCTTAG
- a CDS encoding tetratricopeptide repeat protein yields MKRHGKYLYLVLFLVVCFAATAPAQTAEEWSDLGFDCMDVGDYEGAVESYTKAIEADPSYVFSYDDRGRAYALLGQYDSAISDFKKAIEIDPDYSSPRNSLAMTYYRMGDYENALESFDAALEIDPTGTLYNVRADVYRQLGRYDEALADIESALWLHGGDDPRWIYTRGLIYRDMGEMDKARADLEYACEGGVSEACAALEELN; encoded by the coding sequence ATGAAGCGTCATGGTAAATACTTATATCTTGTCCTTTTTCTCGTAGTCTGTTTTGCAGCAACGGCCCCCGCCCAGACCGCCGAGGAGTGGAGCGACCTCGGGTTTGACTGCATGGATGTAGGTGACTACGAGGGGGCGGTGGAGAGCTACACGAAGGCCATCGAGGCGGACCCGTCGTACGTCTTCTCCTACGACGACCGGGGCCGCGCCTACGCCCTCCTGGGACAATACGATTCGGCCATCAGTGATTTCAAGAAGGCCATCGAGATCGACCCGGACTATTCCTCCCCCCGCAACAGCCTGGCCATGACCTACTACCGGATGGGCGACTATGAGAACGCCCTGGAGAGCTTCGACGCCGCACTGGAAATCGACCCGACCGGCACATTATACAACGTCCGGGCGGACGTCTACCGGCAGTTGGGGCGCTACGACGAGGCGCTGGCGGATATCGAGAGCGCCCTGTGGCTCCACGGCGGAGACGACCCGCGGTGGATATACACCCGGGGACTGATCTACCGGGACATGGGGGAGATGGACAAGGCGCGGGCCGACCTGGAATATGCCTGTGAAGGGGGCGTGTCCGAGGCGTGCGCCGCCCTGGAGGAATTGAACTGA
- a CDS encoding HEAT repeat domain-containing protein translates to MRRKHPFHIALILICMVLILTSCTEEIEFRKEIIMLHSKNAYTREKAAHMLGYYRDPRAVEPLIQLLEDENEVVRRAVVRALEEIGDPRAIDPLLGSLNDEDYIVREATVEALDEFNDPRTIETLITALADDNYSVREAAAKALAGFDDPRVIDPLIKAIYDENSDVREAAGKALRWRKNPQSIEPLIEILKSDNDDARKVAASVLAELGSDAAKPLIEVLYDENEKVRLSAALTLGKMNDPLVAELLADAFNDETVDVRLYAAIAMGYTAFSPYYTDDPQVVDMLIEALKNENAELRKHAAEALKIVGDIRAVEPLIIALNDESEEVRISAADALEWIGDPRIVEPFIEALNDESREVRRIASETLERIGYDRAVDPLIEALKDKDYKVRENAVVALGDIGDPRAIEPLIMMFKDDDIWLHELTKDSLIMIGEPAIEPLIETLNNKDPELRKHAIEALIEFNDPRAVEPLIKALKDENIWVRRLAALALGRFRDPRAVEPLIEALNDEYLRENAIISLGNIGDPRAIEPLKEVRTQFEYMTDLEIMKAITQALEKLEEN, encoded by the coding sequence ATGAGAAGAAAACACCCCTTTCACATTGCGCTAATACTCATCTGTATGGTTTTAATTCTGACTTCTTGTACTGAAGAAATAGAATTCAGAAAAGAAATTATAATGCTCCACAGTAAAAATGCGTACACAAGAGAGAAGGCGGCTCATATGCTGGGATATTATCGTGATCCCCGGGCCGTGGAACCGCTCATTCAGTTATTAGAAGATGAAAACGAGGTAGTTCGAAGAGCTGTAGTGAGAGCATTAGAAGAAATAGGAGATCCACGGGCTATTGATCCGCTTCTCGGGTCGTTGAATGATGAAGACTACATTGTCCGTGAGGCCACGGTCGAAGCCCTAGATGAGTTTAATGATCCCCGGACTATCGAAACGCTTATCACAGCTCTGGCGGATGATAATTATTCTGTTCGTGAGGCCGCAGCTAAAGCCCTGGCAGGATTTGATGATCCTCGTGTGATTGACCCACTTATCAAAGCAATATATGATGAAAATTCTGATGTACGTGAAGCCGCCGGTAAGGCGTTACGATGGAGAAAAAACCCGCAGTCGATAGAGCCACTCATCGAGATATTGAAAAGCGATAACGATGATGCCCGAAAAGTTGCAGCGTCTGTTCTGGCTGAATTAGGTTCCGATGCTGCAAAACCGCTCATCGAGGTATTATATGATGAGAACGAAAAGGTTCGACTGTCTGCAGCACTCACTTTGGGAAAAATGAATGATCCCCTTGTTGCTGAACTTCTTGCTGATGCTTTTAATGATGAAACTGTTGATGTTCGGTTATATGCAGCTATAGCGATGGGATACACAGCCTTTTCGCCGTATTATACGGATGATCCCCAGGTTGTTGATATGCTCATTGAAGCATTAAAAAATGAAAATGCAGAGTTGAGAAAACACGCGGCGGAAGCTCTGAAAATTGTCGGAGACATCCGAGCAGTAGAACCGCTCATTATAGCGTTGAATGATGAAAGCGAAGAAGTAAGAATATCTGCCGCTGATGCCCTTGAATGGATCGGAGATCCTCGAATAGTTGAACCATTCATTGAGGCGCTGAATGATGAATCAAGAGAAGTACGAAGAATTGCATCCGAAACCCTGGAGAGAATTGGTTATGATCGGGCAGTCGATCCACTTATCGAAGCGTTAAAGGATAAGGATTATAAAGTTCGAGAAAACGCTGTTGTGGCACTTGGTGATATTGGTGATCCCCGGGCTATTGAGCCGCTCATTATGATGTTCAAAGATGATGATATATGGCTTCATGAACTAACAAAAGACTCCTTAATTATGATCGGCGAGCCAGCTATAGAGCCATTGATTGAGACTCTAAATAATAAAGATCCTGAACTTCGAAAACATGCGATTGAGGCTTTGATTGAATTCAACGATCCTCGGGCTGTGGAGCCGCTCATCAAGGCGTTAAAGGATGAAAATATTTGGGTTCGCAGACTTGCTGCCTTAGCCTTGGGAAGATTTCGCGATCCACGGGCCGTGGAACCGCTTATAGAGGCGCTGAATGATGAATATCTTCGAGAGAACGCTATCATTTCATTGGGAAATATCGGCGACCCCCGGGCAATCGAACCTTTAAAGGAAGTTCGAACACAATTTGAGTACATGACAGACCTGGAAATCATGAAGGCCATAACACAAGCTCTCGAAAAACTTGAGGAGAATTGA